One Cicer arietinum cultivar CDC Frontier isolate Library 1 chromosome 8, Cicar.CDCFrontier_v2.0, whole genome shotgun sequence DNA segment encodes these proteins:
- the LOC101504998 gene encoding uncharacterized protein, which translates to METIYQNDSSQTCPQCCCKVSIFNSPNSQNTKPKHRNSSSECRHTFASTTTSSIFPNTHFTNHESLPSLHESFIEFTKVYPQYYETEKIDHVRENEYSHLSFSNQTCLDYIGIGLFSYSQMQQQQQHKHIHDVIYTSKTKLSSKTYPQTQQSLPQFSDMPFFSISSKNGNLKTLLLHGGKDSEFESSMRKRIMSFLNISEADYFMVFTANRTSAFKLVADCYQFTTSRKLLTVYDHESQAVEAMISSSEKRGAKSMSAEFSWPRLRIQSTKLKKMIVSKRKKKKKKGLFVLPIHSRITGARYPYIWISIAQENGWNVLVDACALAPKDMDCFGLSLFQPDFLICSCYKVFGDNPSGFGCLFVKKSSVSTLETTSSAGIVNLVEEKQIHQPLEDSFGYKDNEFEEKKSILTLHLHENEPFYLSSFSKKFEEGEPSESKQQHQSSEIEEVEKPVEIDEKGVKETEKNLSFDVECRCLDQVDSLGLIMINDRARYLINWLVNSMLKLKHPNTEGVPLVKIYGPKVKFDRGPAIAFNIFDWKGEKVEAVLVQKLADRSNISISYGFLNHIWFSDKYADEKGRVLKDKVDGGEKKKNKKDKEKVGITVVTAALGFLANFEDVYKLWCFVARFLDADFVEKERWRYTALNQKTVEV; encoded by the coding sequence ATGGAAACCATTTACCAAAATGATTCCTCACAAACATGTCCTCAATGTTGTTGCAAAGTCTCAATTTTCAACTCACCAAATTCACAAAACACAAAACCAAAACACAGAAACAGTTCTTCTGAGTGTAGACACACATTTgcatcaacaacaacatcatcaATCTTTCCAAACACACATTTCACAAACCATGAATCTCTTCCATCTCTTCATGAATCATTCATTGAATTCACAAAAGTTTATCCTCAATATTATGAGACTGAAAAAATTGACCATGTTAGAGAAAATGAATATTCTCATCTCTCATTTTCTAATCAAACTTGTCTTGATTATATTGGTATTGGTCTTTTTTCTTATTCTCaaatgcaacaacaacaacaacataaacATATTCATGATGTTATTTATACATCAAAAACCAAACTTTCTTCAAAAACTTATCCTCAAACACAGCAATCTCTACCTCAATTTTCTGACATGCCCTTTTTCAGCATATCAAGCAAAAATGGAAATTTGAAGACTTTATTACTTCATGGTGGAAAAGATTCTGAATTCGAGTCTTCCATGCGAAAAAGAATCATGAGTTTCCTTAACATATCCGAAGCCGATTACTTCATGGTTTTCACAGCAAACAGAACATCAGCTTTCAAACTAGTGGCTGATTGTTACCAATTCACAACTAGTAGAAAGCTTTTAACTGTTTATGACCACGAAAGCCAAGCCGTGGAAGCGATGATTAGTTCGTCGGAGAAAAGAGGAGCTAAATCTATGTCAGCTGAGTTTTCATGGCCAAGGCTAAGAATTCAATCAACaaagttgaagaaaatgattgtgagtaaaagaaaaaagaagaaaaaaaagggtcTTTTTGTTTTGCCTATTCATTCAAGAATAACAGGTGCAAGATATCCTTATATTTGGATTAGCATAGCACAAGAAAATGGTTGGAATGTTTTAGTTGATGCTTGTGCATTAGCACCAAAAGATATGGATTGTTTTGGACTTTCTCTTTTTCAACCTGATTTTTTGATTTGTTCTTGTTATAAAGTTTTTGGTGATAACCCTTCTGGATTTGGTTGCCTTTTTGTCAAGAAATCTTCTGTTTCAACTTTGGAAACAACTTCTTCTGCAGGAATTGTTAACCTTGTTGAAGAAAAACAGATTCATCAACCATTAGAAGATTCTTTTGGTTATAAAGACAATgaatttgaagaaaagaaatcaATACTTACCTTACATTTACATGAAAATGAACCATTTTATTTGtcatctttttcaaaaaaatttgaagaaggaGAACCATCTGAGTCAAAACAACAGCATCAAAGTAGTGAAATCGAGGAGGTGGAAAAGCCGGTTGAAATCGACGAAAAGGGTGTCAAAGAAACTGAAAAAAATTTGAGCTTTGATGTTGAATGTAGGTGTTTAGATCAAGTGGATTCATTAGGATTGATAATGATCAATGATAGAGCAAGGTATCTTATAAATTGGTTGGTTAATTCAATGTTGAAGCTTAAGCATCCTAACACAGAAGGGGTACCTCTAGTGAAGATTTATGGTCCAAAAGTTAAGTTTGATAGAGGACCTGCAATTGCATTCAATATATTTGATTGGAAAGGTGAAAAAGTTGAGGCTGTTCTTGTTCAAAAACTTGCTGATAGAAGCAACATTTCTATAAGTTATGGATTCTTGAATCATATATGGTTTTCTGATAAGTATGCAGATGAAAAGGGAAGAGTTTTAAAGGATAAAGTAGATGGAGGagagaagaaaaagaataagaaagATAAAGAAAAAGTTGGAATAACTGTTGTTACTGCTGCATTAGGGTTTTTGGCTAATTTTGAAGATGTTTATAAGCTTTGGTGTTTTGTTGCTAGGTTTCTTGATGCTGATTTTGTGGAGAAGGAAAGGTGGAGATATACTGCTCTTAATCAGAAAACTGTTGAAGTTTAA
- the LOC101505312 gene encoding hydroxymethylglutaryl-CoA synthase-like isoform X1 yields the protein MASSHPNNVGILAMDIYFPPTCVQQEALEAHDGVGKGKYTIGLGQDCMTFCTEVEDVISMSMTVVSSLLEKYNVDPKKIGRLEVGSETVIDKSKSIKTFLMQVFEDSGNSDIEGVDSTNACYGGTAALFNCVNWVESSSWDGRYGLVVCTDSAVYAEGPARPTGGAAAIAMLIGPDAPVAFESKLRGSHMSHAYDFYKPNLASEYPVVDGKLSQTCYLMALDSCYRVFCEKFKKLERRDFSISDSDYFVFHSPYNKLVQKSFGRLYFNDFMRNPSFVDEVSRPTLAPYASFSDEESYQSRDLEKANQLAARDTYDAKVQPSTLIPKQIGNMYTASLYAAFASLLHNKHDSLVGKRVVMFSYGSGLTATMFSFRIRESQHPFTLSNIVSVMNVSDKLKQRVEFPPEKFVENTKIMEHHYGAKDFVTGEDCKYLLPGTFYLTKVDSLYRRFYSKKDAAAQT from the exons atggCTTCTTCACATCCCAACAATGTTGGAATTCTTGCTATGGACATCTATTTCCCTCCCACTTGTGTTCAACAG GAAGCTTTGGAGGCTCATGATGGTGTGGGCAAAGGGAAATATACAATTGGGCTTGGACAAGATTGCATGACATTTTGTACTGAGGTTGAAGATGTTATTTCAATGAG CATGACTGTTGTTAGTTCACttcttgaaaaatataatgttgaTCCAAAGAAAATCGGTCGCTTGGAAGTAGGAAGTGAAACTGTCATTGACAAAAGCAAATCCATTAAAACCTTCCTGATGCAAGTTTTCGAG GATAGTGGTAATAGTGATATTGAAGGCGTTGATTCAACAAACGCTTGCTATGGTGGAACGGCAGCTTTGTTCAATTGTGTGAATTGGGTAGAGAGTAGCTCATGGGATGGACGCTATGGACTCGTCGTATGTACAGACAGTGCG GTATACGCCGAAGGACCTGCTCGTCCTACAGGAGGAGCGGCTGCAATTGCCATGCTTATAGGGCCAGACGCTCCTGTGGCTTTCGAAAGCAAACTTAGAGGAAGTCACATGTCTCATGCCTATGATTTTTACAAGCCAAATCTTGCAAGTGAATACCCA GTTGTTGATGGAAAACTCTCACAGACCTGTTATCTTATGGCACTTGATTCCTGCTATCGGGTGTTTTGCGAGAA ATTTAAAAAATTGGAGAGGAGGGATTTTTCAATTTCAGATTctgattattttgtttttcattctCCATATAACAAG CTTGTGCAGAAAAGTTTTGGTCGGCTATACTTCAACGACTTCATGAGGAATCCAAG TTTTGTTGATGAAGTTTCTAGACCAACTCTTGCACCTTATGCATCCTTCTCCGACGAAGAGAGCTATCAAAGTCGTGATCTTGAAAAG GCAAACCAGCTAGCCGCGAGAGATACATATGATGCGAAAGTACAGCCGAGCACATTAATCCCAAAGCAAATTGGCAACATGTACACTGCATCACTTTATGCCGCATTTGCATCCCTCCTTCACAATAAGCACGACTCTCTG GTAGGCAAAAGGGTAGTAATGTTCTCATATGGAAGTGGTTTAACAGCTACGATGTTCTCGTTCCGAATTCGAGAAAGTCAACATCCGTTTACTTTGTCAAACATTGTGTCGGTGATGAATGTATCCGACAAGTTGAAGCAGAGAGTTGAG TTTCCTCCCGAAAAATTTGTCGAAAACACGAAAATCATGGAGCACCATTACGGAGCAAAGGACTTTGTGACCGGCGAAGATTGCAAATACTTACTTCCGGGCACCTTCTATCTCACCAAAGTTGACTCCTTGTATAGGAGATTTTACTCCAAGAAGGATGCTGCGGCGCAAACGTGA
- the LOC101505312 gene encoding hydroxymethylglutaryl-CoA synthase-like isoform X2: protein MASSHPNNVGILAMDIYFPPTCVQQEALEAHDGVGKGKYTIGLGQDCMTFCTEVEDVISMSMTVVSSLLEKYNVDPKKIGRLEVGSETVIDKSKSIKTFLMQVFEDSGNSDIEGVDSTNACYGGTAALFNCVNWVESSSWDGRYGLVVCTDSAVYAEGPARPTGGAAAIAMLIGPDAPVAFESKLRGSHMSHAYDFYKPNLASEYPVVDGKLSQTCYLMALDSCYRVFCEKFKKLERRDFSISDSDYFVFHSPYNKLVQKSFGRLYFNDFMRNPSFVDEVSRPTLAPYASFSDEESYQSRDLEKANQLAARDTYDAKVQPSTLIPKQIGNMYTASLYAAFASLLHNKHDSLDGF from the exons atggCTTCTTCACATCCCAACAATGTTGGAATTCTTGCTATGGACATCTATTTCCCTCCCACTTGTGTTCAACAG GAAGCTTTGGAGGCTCATGATGGTGTGGGCAAAGGGAAATATACAATTGGGCTTGGACAAGATTGCATGACATTTTGTACTGAGGTTGAAGATGTTATTTCAATGAG CATGACTGTTGTTAGTTCACttcttgaaaaatataatgttgaTCCAAAGAAAATCGGTCGCTTGGAAGTAGGAAGTGAAACTGTCATTGACAAAAGCAAATCCATTAAAACCTTCCTGATGCAAGTTTTCGAG GATAGTGGTAATAGTGATATTGAAGGCGTTGATTCAACAAACGCTTGCTATGGTGGAACGGCAGCTTTGTTCAATTGTGTGAATTGGGTAGAGAGTAGCTCATGGGATGGACGCTATGGACTCGTCGTATGTACAGACAGTGCG GTATACGCCGAAGGACCTGCTCGTCCTACAGGAGGAGCGGCTGCAATTGCCATGCTTATAGGGCCAGACGCTCCTGTGGCTTTCGAAAGCAAACTTAGAGGAAGTCACATGTCTCATGCCTATGATTTTTACAAGCCAAATCTTGCAAGTGAATACCCA GTTGTTGATGGAAAACTCTCACAGACCTGTTATCTTATGGCACTTGATTCCTGCTATCGGGTGTTTTGCGAGAA ATTTAAAAAATTGGAGAGGAGGGATTTTTCAATTTCAGATTctgattattttgtttttcattctCCATATAACAAG CTTGTGCAGAAAAGTTTTGGTCGGCTATACTTCAACGACTTCATGAGGAATCCAAG TTTTGTTGATGAAGTTTCTAGACCAACTCTTGCACCTTATGCATCCTTCTCCGACGAAGAGAGCTATCAAAGTCGTGATCTTGAAAAG GCAAACCAGCTAGCCGCGAGAGATACATATGATGCGAAAGTACAGCCGAGCACATTAATCCCAAAGCAAATTGGCAACATGTACACTGCATCACTTTATGCCGCATTTGCATCCCTCCTTCACAATAAGCACGACTCTCTG GATGGATTTTAA
- the LOC101505646 gene encoding uncharacterized protein, with translation MGKEWYWVGKSSKKSVIVEQGAKTTTPSGCMCAVFQLFDFHTFQFPTTLNNQQQENSFKSLSCISQDQINKGIEAPRNSLESEDGTFSSLSKEDNFKMPKNIQIKTKRSNVGNLNDFSSEMNSPGTKTPTLVARLMGLELLPNENSPTFSSCLSTPNSQGKNITQNFHRVRTKQHIQTKHRNSIDSSEISSTRKSDVDYYHHRLSLQINKENLCEDLELPRFSFSKKKIHDENNSSNKSSSHYARQIVKQIKESVTRKVGQDITNNNLKNKEFVEQSRIKKSSKTSLKPLDEFSSEGKHSNSSFSPRIRFIDNKHKPNTTTTTSKELNTPPNFVKAPPPQPKLPRVLTKPKGQESRDKKSVSTKCKKSTNEKFSSRFSSRFHSPKSSSRANDIKSNTKSKKSTQPLSSNLLNNINAVVKTDPFVQKQVSDPQNSKFYSHLSNCSSKRYKNEVTTTLLIQETITNFTKDKFNGSSIIETHKPEFQYITEILNKQGTTKTVSFNKWFSPTHPLDPSIFHHLEHNPKDKVRNFITKNQLGHRWNRKLLFDLVDEVLIEILKQNGNKKKLSFLHSFCNEWTIMELTERVWKRIGEFPCAKCEVLDDIDNLIEAEDMEKLIKVEGEEEGEGLVEEIEGNILDMLMHETIMVIGRN, from the exons ATGGGTAAAGAATGGTATTGGGTTGGAAAATCATCCAAAAAAAGTGTTATAGTTGAACAAGGTGCTAAAACAACAACACCTAGTGGTTGCATGTGTGCTGTTTTTcagttatttgattttcatacaTTTCAATTTCCAACAACCTTAAACAACCAACAACAAGAAAATTCTTTCAAATCACTTTCTTGCATCTCACAAGACCAAATTAATAAAG GTATTGAAGCTCCTAGGAATAGCTTGGAATCTGAAGATGGcacattttcttctctttcaaaagaagataattttaaaatgcca AAGAATatacaaatcaaaacaaaaaggaGCAATGTTGGaaatttgaatgatttttcCTCAGAAATGAATTCACCAGGAACAAAGACACCAACTTTGGTAGCAAGATTAATGGGTTTAGAACTTCTTCCAAATGAAAACTCACCAACTTTTTCTTCATGTCTTTCAACTCCAAATTCACAAGGTAAAAATATTACTCAAAATTTTCACCGAGTTAGAACAAAACAACACATTCAAACCAAACATAGAAATAGCATTGATAGTAGTGAAATTTCATCTACTAGAAAATCAGATGTTGATTACTATCATCATAGATTATCTCTTCAAATCAACAAAGAGAATCTTTGTGAGGATTTAGAGTTACCAAGATTctcattttcaaaaaagaaaatccaTGATGAGAATAATAGTAGCAATAAAAGTTCTAGTCACTATGCTAGACAAATTGTTAAACAAATTAAGGAAAGTGTTACTAGAAAAGTTGGTCAAGACATCACAAACAACAATCTCAAAAACAAAGAATTTGTAGAACaatcaagaataaaaaaatcttcaaaaacATCATTGAAACCACTTGATGAATTTTCAAGTGAAGGGAAGCATTCAAATTCATCATTTTCACCAAGGATAAGATTCATTGACAACAAACACAAAccaaacacaacaacaacaacatcaaaagAACTAAACACACCCCCCAATTTTGTGAAAGCACCCCCACCACAACCAAAGCTTCCAAGAGTCTTAACAAAACCAAAGGGACAAGAATCAAGGGACAAGAAATCAGTGTCAACAAAATGTAAGAAAAGTACTAATGAAAAATTCAGCTCAAGATTTAGCTCAAGATTTCATAGTCCAAAATCAAGTTCTAGAGCAAATGACATCAAAAGTAACACCAAAAGCAAAAAAAGTACTCAACCATTGTCAAGTAATCTCCTCAACAACATCAATGCTGTTGTCAAAACAGATCCTTTTGTTCAGAAACAG GTATCTGATCCTCAAAACTCCAAATTCTACTCACACTTATCTAATTGTTCAAGCAAGAGGTACAAAAATGAAGTAACAACCACACTCCTCATCCAAGAAACAATCACCAACTTTACAAAAGACAAATTTAACGGTTCATCTATCATTGAAACTCACAAACCAGAATTTCAGTACATCACAgaaatcttaaacaaacaagGTACAACAAAAACAGTGTCTTTTAACAAGTGGTTCTCTCCAACACACCCACTTGACCCATCAATCTTCCATCACCTAGAACACAATCCCAAAGATAAAGTTCGAAACTTTATCACAAAAAACCAACTGGGTCACCGTTGGAATCGAAAATTGTTGTTTGATTTAGTGGATGAAGTTCTAATTGAGATTTTGAAGCAAAAtggtaataaaaaaaagttgagtTTTTTACATAGTTTTTGTAATGAGTGGACAATTATGGAGTTAACAGAAAG AGTGTGGAAAAGAATTGGTGAGTTTCCATGTGCTAAGTGTGAAGTTTTGGATGACATTGATAATTTGATTGAAGCAGAAGACATGGAGAAATTGATTAAAGTTGAAGGTGAAGAAGAAGGAGAAGGGTTGGTGGAAGAAATTGAAGGGAACATATTAGACATGTTGATGCATGAAACAATTATGGTTATTGGTAggaattaa